One genomic segment of Chloroflexota bacterium includes these proteins:
- a CDS encoding PaaI family thioesterase → MKPPFAAAHGKPAGPIVRPELREVLQPNSLHCFVCGLANPYSLKACFYQTGEQEVTAWYTIPEQYQSYPGMAHGGIVASLLDEVVGRSVMGTDPEHARLLFTARLTVKYRQHVPVGVPLRFVGRAVKDRGRVVTAWGGVFLADDDPENALPLAEAESMLLAVPEEELSRMDADALGWKVYPDCTPEE, encoded by the coding sequence ATGAAACCGCCTTTCGCTGCTGCTCACGGCAAGCCTGCCGGCCCCATTGTGCGCCCGGAACTGCGCGAGGTTCTGCAGCCCAATTCGCTGCATTGCTTTGTGTGTGGACTGGCGAACCCGTATAGCCTGAAGGCCTGTTTCTATCAGACCGGCGAGCAGGAGGTGACCGCCTGGTACACCATTCCGGAGCAGTATCAGAGCTACCCCGGCATGGCGCACGGCGGCATTGTGGCCTCGCTGCTGGATGAGGTGGTAGGGCGCTCGGTCATGGGCACTGATCCTGAGCACGCGCGTTTGCTCTTTACAGCCCGGTTGACGGTAAAATATCGTCAGCACGTGCCCGTGGGCGTGCCCCTTCGCTTTGTAGGGCGGGCGGTGAAAGACCGCGGGCGGGTTGTGACGGCCTGGGGTGGTGTCTTCCTGGCCGACGACGACCCCGAGAACGCCCTGCCCCTTGCCGAGGCCGAGAGCATGTTGCTCGCTGTGCCCGAAGAGGAACTTTCTCGAATGGATGCCGACGCGCTTGGCTGGAAAGTTTACCCTGATTGCACCCCTGAGGAGTGA
- the cofC gene encoding 2-phospho-L-lactate guanylyltransferase: MTTVAVVPVKPLRRGKSRLADVLSVQERTQLNRYLFTHTLEVLRQVPEIERTLVVSRDSAALALARDYGAHTLQEQGNSQLNLALKRATMLLRSSAVATILVLPADLPLLTVADVSALLEARPRPKGVALAPNASGTGTNGLALSPLGAMEYAYGPRSFPRHLALAREAGLPVAVVEREGLARDLDWPQDLRLVAHVFPHFAARAPVAIPRPVKPTAARFPTD; the protein is encoded by the coding sequence TTGACCACCGTAGCCGTGGTTCCCGTCAAGCCGCTGCGGCGGGGTAAATCTCGCCTGGCGGATGTGCTCAGTGTGCAAGAGCGCACGCAACTCAACCGTTATCTGTTTACCCATACGCTGGAAGTGCTGCGGCAGGTGCCCGAAATTGAGCGGACGCTGGTCGTCAGCCGCGATAGTGCTGCATTAGCCCTGGCACGCGATTATGGCGCCCACACGCTACAAGAGCAGGGCAATTCGCAACTCAACCTTGCCCTCAAGCGTGCGACCATGCTGTTGCGCTCTTCGGCGGTGGCGACCATTTTGGTGTTGCCTGCCGATTTGCCGTTGCTCACCGTGGCCGACGTGAGCGCCTTGTTAGAAGCCCGCCCGCGCCCTAAAGGCGTGGCTTTGGCCCCCAACGCCAGCGGTACAGGCACCAATGGCCTTGCCCTCAGCCCCCTGGGGGCTATGGAATACGCCTATGGGCCGCGTTCCTTCCCCCGGCACCTGGCGCTGGCGCGAGAGGCGGGGCTTCCTGTGGCTGTGGTGGAGCGGGAAGGGCTGGCGCGCGACCTGGATTGGCCGCAGGATTTGCGCCTGGTGGCGCACGTCTTTCCCCATTTTGCCGCTCGGGCCCCGGTTGCCATCCCGCGGCCGGTGAAGCCCACGGCGGCGCGGTTTCCTACCGATTAG
- a CDS encoding 2-phospho-L-lactate transferase translates to MSIVVLAGGVGGAKFAHGVMQALPNPADLTVVVNVGDDFEHFGLKICPDLDTVCYTLAELENPATGWGRQGESWRVMEAVAALDGPDWFRLGDLDLATHLERTRRLRAGEPLSAITAAFCRAWGVPARVLPVSDHPIPTVVLTDEGEMAFQEYFVHRRWQPRVRGFRFAGVVQARPAPGVLDALRIASAVLLAPSNPFVSIDPILAVPGVRAALAGKPVVAVSPIVGGKAVKGPAAKMFRELGVEPSAPAVAEHYRGVVSHFVLDTTDAAQAAAVRRHVPRVLVTDTLMTSPEKRRRLAEKVLAWLRDEHDTI, encoded by the coding sequence ATGTCCATCGTCGTCCTTGCTGGCGGTGTGGGCGGCGCAAAATTTGCCCACGGCGTGATGCAGGCCCTGCCCAATCCCGCGGATTTGACCGTGGTTGTCAACGTAGGCGATGATTTCGAGCACTTTGGCCTCAAAATCTGCCCCGATTTAGACACGGTGTGCTACACCCTGGCCGAACTGGAAAACCCCGCCACAGGCTGGGGGCGGCAGGGGGAATCGTGGCGGGTGATGGAGGCGGTGGCTGCCTTGGACGGGCCAGACTGGTTCCGCCTGGGTGATTTGGATTTGGCAACCCACCTTGAGCGCACCCGCCGCCTGCGTGCGGGGGAACCTCTGAGCGCGATCACCGCGGCTTTCTGCCGCGCGTGGGGTGTGCCTGCCCGTGTGTTGCCGGTCAGTGATCATCCGATTCCCACCGTGGTGCTCACCGACGAAGGCGAAATGGCCTTTCAGGAATATTTCGTGCATCGCCGCTGGCAGCCGCGGGTGCGCGGTTTCCGCTTTGCGGGGGTGGTGCAGGCGCGCCCGGCTCCTGGCGTGTTGGATGCGCTTCGTATAGCCAGCGCAGTGCTGCTGGCGCCTTCCAACCCCTTTGTGAGCATTGACCCCATTCTGGCGGTGCCCGGCGTGCGGGCAGCCCTGGCTGGCAAGCCGGTGGTGGCGGTTTCCCCCATTGTGGGTGGGAAGGCGGTCAAAGGCCCCGCGGCAAAGATGTTCCGGGAACTGGGCGTCGAGCCTTCCGCCCCTGCCGTGGCCGAGCACTATCGTGGGGTGGTTTCCCATTTTGTGCTCGATACTACCGATGCTGCCCAGGCTGCTGCGGTGCGTCGGCATGTGCCTCGCGTCTTGGTAACGGATACCCTGATGACTTCTCCCGAAAAGCGGCGGCGGTTGGCTGAGAAAGTGCTGGCGTGGCTTCGTGATGAACATGATACAATTTAG
- a CDS encoding nitroreductase family protein yields the protein MTLSPDEIHAFLRSRRSVRRFLPEPVPDGVVQRILETAVYAPSAHNLQPWQFVLLREAGPKRRLAEALTAQMAADMRAHGADEAAIAARVARSRRRLNEAPLVVVLNLDNSVRRDPDDAWEHHMLVQSVAMVGLQMLLAAHAEGLGGVWICWPLYAQEATRAALHLPPTWEPQGMLFLGYPAEAPAPPPRRPLQPLTPNP from the coding sequence ATGACCCTTTCCCCCGACGAAATCCATGCATTCCTGCGTTCCCGCCGCAGCGTGCGCCGCTTTTTGCCCGAGCCGGTGCCCGATGGGGTCGTGCAGCGCATTCTGGAGACCGCGGTCTATGCCCCTTCGGCGCATAATTTGCAGCCGTGGCAGTTTGTGTTGCTGCGGGAAGCCGGCCCCAAGCGTCGGCTGGCCGAGGCGCTGACGGCGCAAATGGCTGCCGATATGCGCGCTCACGGTGCTGACGAAGCCGCTATTGCGGCGCGAGTGGCCCGTTCGCGCCGGCGCTTGAACGAAGCGCCCCTGGTGGTGGTGCTCAATTTAGACAACAGCGTGCGGCGCGATCCAGACGATGCGTGGGAACACCACATGCTGGTGCAGTCAGTAGCGATGGTGGGCTTGCAAATGTTGCTGGCAGCCCACGCCGAAGGGCTGGGAGGCGTGTGGATATGCTGGCCGCTTTATGCCCAGGAAGCCACGCGCGCGGCGCTGCACCTGCCGCCGACGTGGGAGCCGCAAGGCATGTTGTTTTTGGGCTATCCGGCGGAGGCCCCTGCCCCGCCGCCGCGCCGCCCGCTTCAACCCCTAACCCCTAACCCCTAA
- the cofE gene encoding coenzyme F420-0:L-glutamate ligase encodes MTMPPLTLTPLPGVPFVRRGDDLAALILRGLRRARIALQDGDVLVVAQKVVSRAEGRLVDLRALTPSDEALSLAARVEKDPRLVELILRESNAVLRAVPGVLIVEHKRGFVCANAGIDHSNVCGDDECVLLLPEDPDRSAAELRQRLEEASGTRLGVIINDSHGRAWRLGTVGAAIGLSGVPALVDLRGRHDLVGRELLATQVGAADELAAAASLVMGQADEGTPVVHVRGFPYPLRESSLRELIRPKERDLFR; translated from the coding sequence ATGACCATGCCGCCATTGACCTTGACGCCTTTGCCGGGCGTGCCTTTTGTGCGGCGAGGCGATGATTTGGCCGCGCTGATTTTGCGCGGTTTGCGCCGGGCGCGCATCGCGTTGCAAGATGGAGATGTGCTCGTGGTGGCGCAAAAGGTGGTTTCGCGGGCCGAGGGGCGGCTGGTGGACCTGCGCGCCCTTACCCCTTCTGACGAAGCCCTTTCTCTGGCTGCCCGGGTGGAAAAGGACCCTCGTCTGGTAGAATTGATTTTGCGGGAAAGCAACGCCGTGTTGCGTGCTGTGCCAGGGGTGCTGATTGTGGAGCATAAGCGCGGTTTTGTGTGCGCCAACGCAGGCATCGATCATTCCAATGTTTGCGGCGATGATGAGTGTGTGCTGCTGTTGCCCGAAGACCCTGACCGCTCGGCTGCCGAGTTGCGTCAGCGCCTCGAAGAGGCCAGCGGCACGCGCCTGGGCGTGATCATCAACGATTCCCACGGGCGGGCGTGGCGGCTGGGCACGGTGGGGGCCGCGATTGGCCTCAGCGGTGTGCCCGCACTGGTCGATTTGCGCGGGCGTCACGACCTGGTGGGGCGCGAATTGCTTGCCACGCAGGTAGGCGCGGCCGACGAACTGGCGGCTGCGGCTTCCCTTGTGATGGGGCAGGCCGATGAGGGCACGCCGGTGGTGCATGTGCGCGGCTTCCCGTACCCCTTGCGCGAATCGAGCCTGCGGGAACTCATCCGCCCGAAAGAGAGAGACCTGTTCCGCTAA
- the npdG gene encoding NADPH-dependent F420 reductase — MTVLAVIGGTGKEGRGLAYRWAKAGHTVYIGSRTPAKAARMAETIRARLGNPQAPVWGVGNREAAQRAEVVVLAVPYSAHRATLEAIREVVQGKVVVDVAVPLKPPKVTKAWFPPAGSAALEAQEILGPDVAVVDAFQNIAHAVLWEDAPIEAEVLVAGKGKANRRRVMALVEDAGLRAWDAGPLENTPVVEGLTSVLIYMNKALGTRHVGIRIVGGEEE, encoded by the coding sequence ATGACAGTTTTGGCGGTCATTGGCGGGACGGGCAAGGAAGGGCGTGGTTTGGCATATCGTTGGGCGAAAGCGGGGCATACGGTGTATATCGGTTCCCGTACCCCTGCCAAAGCGGCACGCATGGCTGAGACCATTCGCGCCCGCTTGGGCAACCCTCAGGCGCCGGTGTGGGGCGTGGGCAACCGGGAAGCCGCGCAACGCGCCGAGGTGGTGGTGCTGGCTGTGCCTTACAGCGCCCACAGGGCAACGCTGGAAGCCATCCGCGAGGTGGTGCAGGGCAAAGTGGTTGTGGATGTGGCTGTGCCGCTGAAGCCGCCGAAGGTGACGAAAGCCTGGTTCCCGCCCGCGGGCAGCGCCGCGTTGGAGGCGCAGGAAATCCTTGGCCCCGATGTCGCGGTGGTGGATGCATTCCAGAACATTGCCCATGCCGTGTTGTGGGAAGACGCACCCATCGAGGCCGAGGTGCTGGTGGCGGGTAAGGGGAAGGCCAACCGCCGCCGGGTGATGGCGCTGGTGGAAGACGCCGGCTTGCGCGCCTGGGATGCCGGGCCACTGGAAAACACGCCGGTGGTGGAAGGGTTGACCAGCGTGCTGATTTACATGAACAAGGCCCTGGGCACGCGTCATGTGGGCATCCGTATTGTAGGTGGGGAGGAGGAATGA
- the lexA gene encoding repressor LexA, whose amino-acid sequence MCMSPRKPKNTLDELDQKILETIYQWLDEQGLPPTVREIQQAVGASSTSVVDYHLRRLERLKFIVREATDKRKARNIRLHPRLAQPRDVDATAASADWAALAAQGRARSSRKEPRKPREMGRSLPVTPASRVVSLPLAGRIVASEPIPAFPEGYTADDTIEIPQAFLPRNTEGLYALEVSGNSMIDALIGDGDIVVLKETKEAAPGEMVAVWLKHTNESTLKKYQPVYDARQERLEKIILKPANPTMQPIEIDDPAQVDIMGKVVLVIRPTDGSIRKPRGKGT is encoded by the coding sequence ATGTGTATGTCACCACGGAAACCCAAGAACACCCTTGACGAACTGGACCAGAAAATTCTCGAGACCATTTACCAATGGCTCGACGAGCAAGGCCTGCCCCCCACGGTGCGAGAAATTCAACAGGCGGTAGGGGCATCTTCGACGTCGGTGGTCGATTATCATCTGCGGCGGCTGGAGCGGCTGAAATTCATCGTGCGGGAAGCCACCGACAAGCGGAAGGCGCGCAACATTCGCCTGCACCCCCGGCTCGCCCAGCCGCGCGACGTGGACGCGACCGCGGCCTCAGCCGATTGGGCAGCGCTGGCAGCGCAAGGGCGCGCCCGGTCCTCGCGCAAAGAACCCCGCAAGCCTCGCGAAATGGGGCGCAGCCTGCCGGTCACGCCCGCGTCGCGGGTGGTCTCGCTCCCTCTGGCAGGCCGCATCGTCGCCAGCGAGCCTATCCCCGCCTTCCCCGAAGGCTACACCGCCGACGACACCATCGAGATCCCGCAGGCATTCCTGCCGCGCAACACCGAAGGGCTGTATGCGCTGGAAGTCAGCGGGAATTCGATGATCGACGCGCTCATCGGTGACGGCGACATCGTGGTGCTCAAGGAAACCAAAGAAGCCGCACCCGGAGAGATGGTCGCGGTGTGGCTGAAACACACCAACGAAAGCACGCTCAAGAAATACCAGCCAGTGTACGATGCGCGGCAAGAGCGGCTGGAAAAAATCATCCTCAAACCGGCCAACCCCACCATGCAGCCCATCGAAATCGACGATCCGGCGCAGGTGGATATCATGGGCAAAGTTGTGCTGGTCATCCGCCCCACCGACGGCAGCATCCGCAAGCCGCGCGGCAAAGGGACGTGA
- a CDS encoding transcriptional regulator: protein MLHSDEAAARAAQLAYALAHPVRLQILAALAERDAYVMDLTAALGRRQANISQHLAVLREAGLVVAEREGMTVRYRLRNAQVLQLLSLLEDLSAPLPLTAVGRRRRCRRGHGRGRMP, encoded by the coding sequence ATGTTGCACAGCGACGAAGCCGCGGCCCGCGCGGCGCAACTGGCTTATGCTCTGGCGCATCCGGTACGGCTGCAGATTCTTGCAGCCCTGGCGGAGCGCGATGCCTATGTCATGGATTTGACGGCGGCGTTGGGGCGGCGGCAGGCCAATATCTCGCAGCACCTCGCGGTGTTGCGAGAGGCCGGGCTGGTGGTGGCTGAGCGGGAAGGTATGACGGTGCGTTACCGTCTGCGCAATGCACAGGTGCTGCAATTGCTGAGCCTGTTGGAAGACCTCAGCGCCCCGTTGCCGCTCACCGCCGTGGGCCGCCGACGCCGTTGCCGCCGTGGCCATGGCCGCGGCCGTATGCCGTAG
- the ftsZ gene encoding cell division protein FtsZ, protein MLQNAGSPLEGESFARIKVVGVGGGGGNAVNRMIEESVQGIEFVAVNTDAQALLLSKAGTRVHIGEKVTRGLGAGGDPEVGRKAAEESQEELYQVLDGADMVFITAGMGGGTGTGAAPVVAKIARDVGALTIGVVTKPFSFEGSRRMKAAEAGITNLKENVDTLIVIPNDRLLQIVDKKAGLQEAFKVADDVLRQGIQGISELITVPGLINLDFADVKTVMSEGGAALMAVGEAEGEDRARLAAEEAISSKLLDITIDGARGILFNITGGTDLTLFEVNQAAAIIKEAAHPDVNLIFGAVIDPNMDDKVRVTVIATGFDYTGMSRHLRRARPATADRAMHSSAAGVPQPRPQPAEFAPRTFDTDDLDIPTFVRKRLKQSQRR, encoded by the coding sequence ATGTTGCAAAATGCTGGTTCCCCCCTGGAAGGTGAATCCTTCGCCCGCATCAAAGTGGTGGGCGTGGGCGGTGGCGGCGGCAATGCCGTCAACCGGATGATCGAGGAAAGCGTTCAGGGCATTGAGTTTGTTGCCGTGAACACCGATGCCCAGGCGTTGCTGCTTTCCAAAGCCGGCACGCGGGTGCACATTGGCGAGAAAGTCACCCGCGGCCTGGGCGCAGGCGGCGACCCCGAGGTTGGCCGTAAGGCGGCTGAAGAATCGCAAGAGGAACTGTATCAGGTGCTGGATGGCGCCGATATGGTCTTCATCACCGCGGGCATGGGCGGCGGCACGGGGACGGGTGCGGCCCCGGTGGTGGCAAAAATTGCCCGCGACGTCGGCGCACTCACCATCGGCGTGGTGACCAAACCGTTTTCCTTCGAGGGTTCGCGCCGCATGAAGGCTGCTGAGGCGGGCATTACCAACCTCAAGGAAAACGTCGATACCCTCATCGTGATTCCTAACGACCGCTTGTTGCAAATTGTGGATAAGAAAGCCGGTTTGCAGGAAGCCTTCAAGGTGGCCGATGACGTCTTGCGCCAGGGCATTCAGGGTATTTCGGAACTTATTACCGTGCCCGGCTTGATTAACCTGGATTTCGCGGACGTGAAGACCGTGATGTCGGAAGGCGGCGCGGCCCTGATGGCTGTGGGTGAGGCCGAGGGCGAAGACCGTGCCCGGCTGGCTGCTGAAGAGGCCATTTCCAGCAAACTGCTGGATATTACGATTGACGGCGCTCGCGGCATTCTGTTCAACATCACCGGCGGCACGGACCTGACGCTCTTCGAGGTCAACCAGGCGGCGGCCATTATCAAGGAAGCCGCGCATCCTGATGTCAACCTCATCTTTGGCGCGGTGATTGACCCCAACATGGACGACAAAGTGCGCGTCACGGTGATTGCCACGGGTTTTGATTACACGGGCATGTCGCGGCATTTGCGCCGGGCTCGGCCAGCCACGGCCGACCGCGCGATGCATTCCTCCGCGGCCGGCGTGCCCCAGCCTCGGCCCCAGCCGGCCGAATTTGCGCCGCGGACCTTCGACACCGACGACCTCGATATTCCGACCTTTGTGCGGAAACGCTTGAAGCAATCGCAGCGCCGGTAG
- the ftsA gene encoding cell division protein FtsA → MEEPILVGIDVGTTKVCTLVARPEADGRMRILGVGLEPSRGLNKGMVVDMTEASRAIARSVEKASRAAGMEIAAALVSLAGSHVSGEISRGVVGVSGGVVDAGDIQRAVEAARALAVPHDREIVHIIQRAFRLDDQESVREPLGMHGYRLEAEVHIITASKASVANLRECVQQAGVEVSHFVLNPLASAEAVLTETEREMGVAVCDIGGGTTDLAVYIGGDVWHTAVLPVGGNHVTRDLGYLFHLPLERAEEIKVRHGHSDPQAVSAEEVITVRSFADHEAVQVNRREMAEVIEARVREMLEMVRHELHRSGYDGLLPAGVVFTGGSTLLKGFEAVAREELGLPVRVAKAEKVFGMVDRIRSPAFATSVGLLYWAQLLQTAAFVPEAPRRRDGVDSWEKVKAFLRSLLP, encoded by the coding sequence GTGGAAGAACCCATCCTGGTGGGCATCGATGTTGGTACGACGAAAGTCTGCACCCTGGTGGCGCGTCCTGAGGCCGATGGGCGGATGCGCATTTTAGGGGTGGGGCTGGAGCCTTCCCGCGGGCTGAACAAAGGCATGGTCGTGGATATGACCGAAGCCTCACGAGCCATTGCCCGCTCGGTGGAAAAGGCCTCGCGCGCCGCGGGGATGGAGATTGCCGCCGCGCTGGTAAGCCTGGCGGGGTCGCACGTGTCTGGCGAAATCAGCCGAGGGGTGGTAGGTGTTTCCGGCGGCGTGGTCGATGCCGGAGATATTCAGCGCGCTGTGGAAGCCGCGCGCGCGCTTGCCGTGCCCCACGATCGCGAGATCGTGCACATCATCCAGCGGGCTTTCCGGCTCGATGACCAGGAAAGCGTGCGCGAGCCTTTGGGAATGCACGGCTATCGGCTGGAGGCTGAAGTGCACATCATCACCGCTTCCAAGGCCTCGGTTGCCAACCTGCGGGAATGCGTGCAGCAGGCTGGGGTGGAGGTTTCCCATTTCGTGCTCAACCCGCTGGCTTCGGCCGAGGCGGTGTTGACCGAGACCGAGCGCGAAATGGGGGTGGCGGTGTGCGACATCGGCGGCGGCACCACCGACCTGGCGGTGTATATCGGCGGCGATGTGTGGCATACGGCAGTGCTGCCCGTGGGCGGCAACCATGTCACCCGCGACCTGGGTTATTTGTTCCACCTGCCGCTGGAGCGTGCTGAGGAAATCAAGGTGCGCCACGGCCACAGCGACCCCCAGGCGGTTTCCGCCGAAGAGGTGATTACCGTGCGGTCGTTTGCCGACCATGAAGCGGTGCAGGTCAACCGGCGCGAGATGGCTGAGGTCATCGAAGCGCGCGTCCGGGAAATGTTAGAGATGGTGCGCCACGAGTTGCATCGCTCGGGCTATGATGGCCTGTTGCCTGCCGGGGTGGTTTTCACCGGCGGCAGCACGCTGCTCAAAGGCTTTGAGGCCGTGGCGCGTGAAGAACTGGGCTTGCCGGTGCGTGTGGCGAAGGCCGAAAAGGTGTTTGGCATGGTCGACCGCATTCGCAGCCCGGCTTTTGCCACCAGTGTGGGCTTGTTGTATTGGGCGCAATTGCTGCAAACGGCGGCTTTCGTGCCCGAAGCCCCGCGGCGCCGCGATGGTGTGGATTCCTGGGAAAAGGTGAAGGCGTTTTTGCGTTCCCTTTTGCCGTAA
- a CDS encoding FtsQ-type POTRA domain-containing protein, with the protein MPRKKQDTLTRAERVRRRRGNTRPQPRRAKTVAAHAHAASGTPVVVSRYGVLSGTAVPASGRVRRQVRVSRGRNTEVVAAMPALSLGWRWASLALSVFLIVLIAALWYAPVFRVDAPEVRGLQYLGADQVASRLGVVGRPVFGINPALVAEQVEALPAVAHAEVRVALPNRVVVTVQERQPVLVWHAGHKTWWVDAQGLAFAPPVAEAPPQALQVRAGTLPAEAADLRPGEMQLLSPAQVEALQTLARYLPQGTPLVYSPRYGIGWQAPEGWRVFVGQQLTHMEQRMVLYEAIARWLKARHIHPALVDVASFRAPYYRMEP; encoded by the coding sequence ATGCCTCGCAAAAAGCAAGACACCCTCACACGAGCCGAGCGCGTCCGCCGCAGGCGGGGGAACACCCGCCCGCAGCCTCGCCGCGCGAAAACGGTGGCTGCCCATGCGCATGCCGCGAGCGGCACGCCGGTGGTGGTGAGTCGGTATGGCGTGTTGAGCGGTACGGCCGTGCCGGCTTCGGGGCGTGTGCGGCGGCAGGTGCGGGTGTCGCGCGGGCGCAACACCGAGGTGGTGGCGGCGATGCCGGCGCTTTCCTTGGGATGGCGCTGGGCCTCGCTGGCATTGAGCGTTTTTCTCATTGTCTTGATCGCCGCTTTATGGTATGCTCCCGTTTTCCGGGTTGATGCGCCGGAAGTGCGCGGCCTGCAATATCTCGGTGCCGACCAGGTGGCTTCCCGCCTGGGGGTGGTGGGGCGGCCGGTTTTTGGCATCAACCCTGCCCTGGTGGCCGAGCAGGTGGAGGCGCTTCCCGCGGTGGCCCATGCCGAGGTGCGCGTCGCGCTGCCCAACCGGGTGGTGGTGACGGTGCAAGAGCGCCAGCCGGTGCTGGTGTGGCATGCCGGCCACAAAACCTGGTGGGTTGACGCCCAGGGCCTGGCTTTTGCCCCGCCGGTGGCCGAGGCACCGCCGCAGGCGTTGCAGGTGCGGGCAGGTACTTTGCCCGCGGAAGCCGCCGATTTGCGCCCCGGCGAGATGCAGTTGCTTTCCCCTGCTCAGGTGGAAGCCCTGCAAACGCTGGCCCGTTACCTGCCTCAGGGCACCCCGTTGGTGTATAGCCCTCGCTATGGCATTGGCTGGCAGGCCCCTGAGGGCTGGCGTGTGTTCGTGGGGCAACAACTGACGCACATGGAACAGCGCATGGTGTTGTATGAGGCCATTGCCCGCTGGTTGAAAGCGCGACATATTCATCCGGCGCTGGTCGATGTGGCCTCGTTCCGTGCGCCGTATTACCGAATGGAGCCGTAG
- a CDS encoding D-alanine--D-alanine ligase: protein MSQKIHLVVLFGGRSGEHEVSLMSARSVLEALKPERYEIIPVGVTKEGRWLASPDALEAFTSGRLEGLTPVTLLPDPSRPGLWQWEGEVLKPYAPVDVVFPVLHGTFGEDGTLQGLLELADVAYVGAGVVGSAVGMDKGVFKDVMRAHGLPLAEYVVLSRREVEEDAEAAADRCEALAPYPLFVKPANLGSSVGITKAHNRAELLAGLRLAARYDRRLVVERGLDAREIEVAVLGNAEPRASLPGEVVPGEEFYSYEAKYEDETSQLFIPAPLSAGQTARVRELAVAVYQAIDCAGMARVDFLLERTSGVFYINEVNTLPGFTQISMYPKLWEATGLPYSDLLDELVALAQERKRERDRTRWER from the coding sequence ATGAGCCAGAAAATTCACCTTGTGGTGCTTTTTGGTGGCCGCTCAGGCGAGCACGAAGTCTCGCTGATGTCGGCGCGTTCGGTGCTTGAGGCGCTCAAGCCGGAACGCTATGAAATCATTCCCGTTGGCGTGACCAAAGAAGGGCGCTGGCTGGCTTCGCCCGACGCTTTGGAAGCCTTTACTTCCGGGCGGCTGGAGGGACTGACGCCGGTCACGTTGTTGCCTGACCCTTCTCGCCCCGGCCTCTGGCAGTGGGAAGGTGAGGTGCTGAAGCCTTACGCGCCGGTGGATGTGGTCTTCCCGGTGTTGCACGGCACGTTCGGCGAAGACGGCACGCTTCAAGGGCTGCTGGAACTGGCCGATGTGGCCTACGTGGGGGCGGGCGTGGTCGGCTCGGCAGTAGGCATGGATAAGGGCGTGTTCAAAGACGTCATGCGCGCCCACGGCCTGCCTCTGGCGGAATATGTGGTGCTTTCCCGTCGCGAGGTGGAAGAGGACGCCGAGGCTGCTGCCGACCGCTGCGAGGCGCTGGCCCCTTACCCGCTGTTCGTCAAACCGGCCAACCTGGGGTCGTCGGTGGGCATTACCAAGGCACACAATCGGGCGGAACTGCTGGCCGGGCTGCGGCTGGCGGCGCGCTATGACCGCCGCCTGGTGGTCGAGCGCGGGCTGGATGCTCGCGAAATCGAGGTGGCGGTGCTGGGTAACGCCGAGCCCAGGGCTTCGTTGCCTGGCGAGGTTGTCCCCGGCGAGGAATTTTATTCATACGAAGCGAAATACGAAGACGAGACCTCGCAGTTGTTCATTCCAGCCCCTTTGAGTGCCGGGCAGACGGCCAGGGTGCGGGAACTGGCCGTGGCCGTTTATCAGGCGATTGACTGTGCCGGCATGGCGCGAGTGGATTTCCTGCTGGAACGAACGAGCGGCGTGTTTTACATCAACGAAGTCAACACCCTGCCGGGCTTCACCCAAATCAGCATGTACCCCAAGTTGTGGGAAGCCACGGGCTTGCCTTATTCGGATTTGCTGGATGAACTGGTGGCGCTGGCGCAGGAGCGCAAGCGCGAGCGCGACCGCACCCGCTGGGAACGCTGA